ACCAGCAGCAGTTCGGCTTCATCGACCACAAGTGTCAGCGAAAACGCTGACTTCTTCATCAGCGCCCTGTCATCACAGATCATGGAAGGGCTGCTGTCCGCCCAGTCGGGTCAATCCGGCCAGTCTGGCGGTCCAGGTGGTGATCATAAGCCGCCGTCCATGGAGGATATGGACAGCGACGGTGACGGCAGCCTCACCAAGACCGAGATGGAAAGCTTCAGTTCATCGGTCAGCGGTAACAGCGACACTAGCAAGACCGACGAACTGTTCAGTAAGATGGATGCTGACGGCAACGGTTCGGTCACCACAGAAGAGTTGTCGAGCTTCGATGCCCAGATGGCCGCCAATGGTCCCCCGCAAGGTGCCAATGGACCTCAAGGTGGCCCGCCGCCGGGACTGCCGCCATCGGATAGCGGCACGTCATCGTCAACGACCGCTTCCAGCACCCTCAGCAGCACCAATTCCGCAACGGATATCGCCAGCCTGCTGAAGGAATTGCAAAGTGCGGTTCAGGCCTACAGCGCCAACAGCCTGAAAGCCATGGCGTCCGCCAGTTCTTTATCGCTGTCGATTGCGGCATAAAGACGTGAGGGCCGGTTTCGCGCCGGCCCAAACCCTACTGAAGAGGGAAGACCTTAGCGCAGGTTAGGGAAAAATTCGCGCTTCACCGATGTCCAGATATAGTCGAGAACCAGATAGATGAAGACGGTCTTGACCATCTTGATGGTTTCGATGCCGGTATAATATTGGAAACCGATGCAGAACCACAGCGTGGTAATCATCACCGAACCGGCGATTTCGAGCTTGCGGGGCATCAACAGCTTATCTACCAAAGACATAAGCGCGTCTCTCCTACTTATGAGATTCTTACTTTTAGTCCCGCCGGTTTTATAAGCTCTTAACACTGGTTGGGGGTCGGTCAACCCGAAAAATTCGTCTGAGAGGATATGTGATGATGTGTTTCATCCCTCTCAGCCGCGCTTTATCCCAAGCGGCTGGCGTGGATGGCGGTATCCGTCAATCGTGCTGGCCATGCAAACTCTCCAT
The window above is part of the Asticcacaulis sp. MM231 genome. Proteins encoded here:
- a CDS encoding EF-hand domain-containing protein codes for the protein MQIGNSASASLTQLLSQMKAKLATETTSSASSSTSATTSSSSASSTTSVSENADFFISALSSQIMEGLLSAQSGQSGQSGGPGGDHKPPSMEDMDSDGDGSLTKTEMESFSSSVSGNSDTSKTDELFSKMDADGNGSVTTEELSSFDAQMAANGPPQGANGPQGGPPPGLPPSDSGTSSSTTASSTLSSTNSATDIASLLKELQSAVQAYSANSLKAMASASSLSLSIAA